In Candidatus Defluviibacterium haderslevense, the following are encoded in one genomic region:
- a CDS encoding HYR domain-containing protein — MTVRYTNNFVRLTGGCNRNTGSALVTFTASDACGNSVTAQATVAVRDIVAPQITSPAKDTTIFCSVANGSPANITTARTAWLNAMGRSVSFDQCDGKTRNAVILPPAPDFTSSTLMRTIQGCAAPLVTETWMFQYRDSCGNLSAGTIAEFRVRDTTAPVWSVNPANMIAECDRNGNPPNLNAWLAINGGGVLLVDDCNGTTRIEHDLVRHYDKCSNTDSMIYRFTAFDCSGNSSFREATFYIRDITAPVIDPASGYNKLTSCDQSNAGNDDDIVAWLDSFGGLRATDACSDVINWRHNFSDTRWVKGCGDTRTQAVTFTATDDCGNFANRTLTVGTVDTTKPVFFNCPRPPIVIAAETFHCDAYVNFSPMAAFDNCSVPTITQIDKTGLKSGDRFPVGTTILVFEAKDPCDNRDTCSLKIIVNDYWDVPSITCPAALTVNTAIDSCGISVISPSLKPTNVTDNCPYTTVTYQIKDSTGKVLSRGFTDASGSFFPVGKNTIDYCVYDQPILLISEVTQMFGGATTVGRTNPVPAFISANVAPAELIDGDFIEITNYGPTVIDLTCLSIEIVDAAGTVCTYVLPPKFPLMPMHFLAPGRVATFHVGAGTDSPANLFFNMNCTQVGPNVGRGYSLKLNDRNIDVVATNGFNPVGKGSADPITLNDWKGALGQQLCRGSYYRISHFDSNLSSDWELATSCIPATIGSLNKDHKFVPSNGDTVALQSILANVRCCSSTVTVLDVQAPECAKYDTLTFINPTNLNVPFNQGTCFKSTITVPNNCLVGDFRLLNLTGNSSENLGDWKVTLVSPSGTRILIWDNICPAATSFNLNVSELAAKGGANGNITSAPCVPNFGNGGFYKAQETMNSVYHERSNGIWTLELEDNSCSASLITNVLSNWRLQILCISPAVLRDTIVNADFRQCHKKFLWYHPVFNDNCKGGTMDVSFTGITQTTPCGTTLTPSDIPANKKNVPAGSCDSVLLSIGTTKFTYILTDRSGNTGMCMFSVTVRDVNAPVVTANKDITISSDPGDCGKFFNFPIDANDSCGIDSIWSVPANGSYFKGTTRVCVYARDKSCNIDSSCFNVTVNPYIPSSAELVCNDQLNLSLDQNCSAVLNADMILEGGNHYCYNDYIITVKDASTNVPHPNRFNYSDVGKCFIVTVTDPRSGNSCWGKVCIEDKQKPNIACPRDTIVTCISTIDPDDLGRPTLLTCEQSYTFEYHDDFTEYGECASPYVAEIQRNWIVVDESGNSDTCIQYIYIRRLDLADIKFPKNYDDITYPSLECQDKKYDKDVSQHITPYPECVDGYLLDSAIWKSSGGLIRVPRKLGWNFLTSGPNVGHPSPYPIYYDAHPQYSGNRLCWGPDQIVKWEGTGYPTIDGIDLSLRGRCAISMKYVDEVYEVCENSTDILREWSVRNMCLPVIAGVNPFKFIQNIKVLDKRGPEISYPDTLVITTDNSSTCKATWVVSPPWIKDNCSDSTYIIVRAWAGTAVQYPNGTWAVFNLPVGVHRMEIVAKDKCGNSTVKKISLSVVDGLPPVPICRTKTVVSVNGNLSPSENGAKIYAESFDEGSYDNCSPHVFFKTIRMADLLGTNNGSTRDNTVSCGGSNGDDDATLVGNQVYFDDYTRFCCEDVGKTIMVVLRVFDVDPGAGPINPTLMNAGRPLFGHFSDCMIEVEVQNKGVPTVIAPPNMVVSCWYWFDIAKASDPNDRQFGRVVTDLNTREKVKTSDIVCHKFCERNQLTGYPGFLQTNQVPMPAPNQACVYYNQLFDSAHWDRKYELVWGFDGYALSACGTTPTIVVNDLRECGQGQIQRIITAVGPNNSRVNAIQTIWVVDCDPFFIDPLNCNDPRYSDIQWPNGVCNQNPIVIDGCGADISPENPQLGKPTVVNNADDNCSLISIEHFDETFTIEPDACFKVLRKWVVIDWCQYDPFIDPNIGRWEALQIIKVRDQDKPVVTCNVGPCEPASIDPTLKVCVGHISLTATATDNCTPLDWLFWEYKIDAYNDGKGVHGGYDFRVGTLTQRQYNAGDTVEYSHNPFADDNHNPFNASGTYPIGIHKIRWNVEDGCGNIGVCETLFEIKDCKAPTPYCITGVITVPMPSSGCVDIWAKDLNLGSYDNCTPKDSLKFYFDGDENKPSIRVCCDDFVKAGQNDELRVNVEMWVQDEEGNKDYCKTVVIVQDNLDSCLNTGSFARIVGNLMTEGNEETKSVKVQLERNATMMREVSGSPYKFGDLVLNEAYTVKPIRNDDHLNGVSTADIVKIQKHILGQALITSPYKMIAADVNASGTVTASDISEIRKLILGVIPDFGKVQSWTFVPETYTFVDPTKPFNAPRTAIITPALVKDYNQNFMAIKMGDLTGNAKAGLITPTIRTTGVVNLEIDEAEVVAGNYYKMAIRSNDFANIAGYQFTMNFDHESLIFEKVESGVLNMNETNVANIRDGILTTSWNSNTGVTHSNDEVLYTVVFKAVQTGNISKMITITSDVTHAEAYDQLDQLKDVKLVVRTDEGIVETGIFELYQNEPNPFRTESVIGYRLPEAAAVKLTIYDVAGKVVRVYELQGQKGLNHFKILKSELSTSSILYYQLDAADHTATKRMLLVD; from the coding sequence TTGACAGTTAGATATACGAATAATTTTGTTCGGTTGACCGGAGGATGTAATAGGAATACAGGTAGTGCATTAGTTACTTTCACGGCTTCTGATGCCTGCGGAAATTCCGTTACGGCTCAAGCAACTGTTGCTGTTAGAGACATTGTTGCTCCTCAAATTACCTCACCTGCGAAGGATACAACCATTTTCTGTTCAGTAGCAAATGGTTCACCTGCTAATATTACTACTGCTAGAACGGCTTGGTTAAATGCAATGGGCAGATCTGTTTCTTTTGATCAGTGTGATGGCAAGACTAGAAATGCTGTTATTTTGCCACCGGCTCCTGACTTTACAAGTTCTACTTTAATGCGAACTATACAAGGCTGTGCAGCACCGCTTGTAACAGAAACTTGGATGTTCCAATATAGAGATTCATGCGGTAATCTAAGTGCCGGTACTATTGCTGAATTTAGAGTGCGTGATACCACTGCACCTGTTTGGTCTGTTAATCCTGCCAACATGATTGCTGAATGTGATAGAAACGGAAATCCACCTAATTTAAATGCATGGTTAGCTATAAATGGCGGCGGTGTATTGTTAGTGGATGATTGTAATGGAACAACTCGAATTGAACATGACTTAGTTAGACATTATGATAAATGTAGTAATACCGATAGTATGATTTATCGATTTACAGCATTTGACTGTTCAGGTAATTCAAGTTTTAGAGAAGCAACATTCTATATCAGAGATATCACAGCTCCGGTCATAGATCCAGCAAGCGGATATAATAAATTAACTTCATGTGATCAAAGTAATGCTGGCAATGATGATGATATTGTAGCGTGGTTAGATAGTTTTGGTGGTTTAAGAGCTACCGATGCATGTTCAGATGTCATTAACTGGAGACATAATTTTAGTGATACAAGATGGGTGAAAGGTTGTGGAGATACTAGAACACAGGCTGTAACTTTTACAGCAACTGATGATTGTGGTAATTTCGCCAATAGGACATTAACTGTTGGAACAGTGGATACCACTAAACCGGTATTCTTTAATTGCCCTAGACCTCCAATTGTAATAGCTGCTGAAACTTTCCATTGCGATGCTTATGTGAATTTCTCACCAATGGCAGCTTTCGATAATTGCAGTGTTCCAACAATAACCCAAATTGATAAAACGGGTTTAAAATCAGGTGATCGATTCCCTGTTGGAACTACCATTTTGGTTTTTGAAGCTAAAGATCCATGTGACAACAGAGACACTTGCTCTTTAAAAATTATAGTGAATGATTACTGGGATGTTCCTTCAATTACTTGTCCGGCAGCGTTGACTGTAAATACAGCAATTGATTCATGTGGAATATCGGTGATTTCTCCAAGCTTAAAGCCTACTAATGTTACAGATAATTGCCCATATACAACAGTTACCTATCAAATAAAAGATAGCACTGGTAAAGTGTTGAGTAGAGGATTTACAGATGCTTCAGGATCATTCTTCCCAGTTGGAAAAAATACAATAGATTATTGTGTTTATGATCAACCAATATTGCTCATATCTGAAGTAACGCAAATGTTTGGTGGAGCAACAACAGTGGGTAGAACCAATCCAGTTCCTGCATTTATTTCTGCTAATGTGGCACCTGCTGAACTTATTGACGGTGATTTTATTGAAATTACAAATTATGGTCCAACGGTAATTGATCTTACTTGTTTGTCTATTGAAATCGTTGATGCTGCCGGTACTGTTTGTACCTATGTATTGCCTCCGAAATTCCCATTAATGCCTATGCATTTCTTGGCTCCTGGAAGAGTGGCTACATTCCACGTGGGTGCTGGTACAGATTCTCCGGCTAATTTATTCTTTAACATGAATTGTACTCAAGTGGGTCCTAATGTGGGCAGAGGATATTCTTTGAAATTGAATGATAGAAATATTGATGTTGTAGCTACTAATGGATTCAATCCAGTTGGAAAAGGTTCTGCAGATCCAATTACATTGAACGATTGGAAAGGTGCATTAGGTCAACAATTATGTAGAGGTAGTTATTACAGAATCAGCCATTTTGATTCAAATTTATCTTCTGATTGGGAGTTAGCAACAAGTTGCATACCAGCTACGATCGGATCTTTGAATAAAGATCATAAGTTTGTTCCTTCAAATGGAGACACTGTAGCATTACAAAGTATTTTGGCTAATGTCAGATGTTGTTCATCTACAGTTACGGTATTAGATGTTCAGGCTCCTGAATGTGCTAAGTATGATACATTAACTTTCATTAACCCGACTAATCTAAATGTTCCATTTAATCAAGGCACTTGCTTTAAATCTACAATTACAGTTCCGAACAACTGTCTAGTTGGTGATTTTAGATTATTAAATTTAACTGGAAATTCCAGTGAGAATTTAGGAGATTGGAAAGTGACCCTGGTAAGTCCAAGTGGGACCAGAATTTTAATTTGGGATAACATTTGTCCTGCTGCAACAAGCTTTAATTTAAATGTAAGCGAATTAGCTGCAAAAGGTGGTGCAAATGGAAATATTACATCCGCACCTTGTGTACCAAATTTTGGAAATGGCGGTTTCTATAAAGCTCAAGAAACAATGAACTCTGTATACCATGAAAGATCAAATGGTATTTGGACTTTAGAATTAGAGGACAATTCTTGTTCAGCATCATTAATAACTAATGTATTGTCTAATTGGAGATTACAAATTTTATGTATTTCTCCTGCAGTACTTAGAGATACCATAGTGAATGCTGATTTTAGACAATGTCATAAAAAATTCTTGTGGTATCACCCTGTATTCAATGATAACTGTAAGGGAGGTACTATGGATGTTTCTTTTACAGGAATTACTCAGACTACCCCATGTGGAACTACATTAACGCCTTCAGATATTCCGGCAAATAAAAAGAATGTTCCAGCTGGTTCATGTGATTCCGTTTTATTATCTATTGGTACAACTAAGTTTACCTATATCTTAACGGACCGAAGTGGTAATACAGGAATGTGTATGTTCAGTGTTACAGTGAGAGATGTAAATGCCCCAGTTGTAACTGCTAATAAAGATATCACGATATCTTCTGATCCAGGAGATTGCGGTAAATTCTTTAACTTCCCAATCGATGCAAATGATAGTTGCGGTATAGATTCTATCTGGTCTGTTCCTGCTAATGGTTCATACTTCAAAGGAACAACTCGGGTTTGTGTTTATGCACGTGATAAGAGTTGTAATATTGATTCTTCTTGTTTCAATGTGACGGTGAATCCATACATACCTTCATCAGCTGAGTTGGTTTGTAATGATCAACTTAATTTGTCATTGGATCAAAACTGTTCTGCAGTGTTGAATGCAGATATGATTTTAGAAGGAGGAAATCATTATTGCTACAATGACTATATCATTACAGTTAAAGATGCAAGCACCAACGTGCCGCATCCTAATCGTTTCAACTATTCTGATGTTGGTAAGTGTTTTATTGTAACAGTCACAGATCCTAGATCAGGTAATTCATGTTGGGGCAAAGTATGCATTGAAGATAAACAAAAACCAAACATAGCTTGTCCTAGAGATACTATTGTTACATGTATTTCAACGATAGATCCTGATGATTTAGGAAGACCAACCTTGTTGACTTGTGAACAATCATATACATTTGAATATCACGATGACTTTACAGAATATGGTGAATGCGCATCGCCTTATGTAGCTGAAATTCAAAGAAATTGGATTGTAGTTGATGAATCAGGAAATTCGGATACTTGCATACAATATATCTACATCAGAAGATTAGATTTAGCGGATATCAAGTTTCCGAAAAATTATGATGATATAACTTATCCAAGTCTTGAATGTCAGGATAAAAAGTATGATAAGGATGTTTCACAACACATCACACCATATCCGGAATGTGTAGATGGTTATTTATTAGATTCTGCAATTTGGAAATCCTCAGGAGGTTTAATTCGCGTACCTAGAAAACTAGGTTGGAATTTCTTAACTTCTGGACCAAATGTTGGTCATCCATCACCATACCCAATCTATTATGATGCTCATCCACAATATTCTGGAAACAGATTGTGTTGGGGACCTGATCAAATCGTTAAGTGGGAGGGCACTGGTTATCCAACTATTGATGGTATTGATTTATCATTGAGAGGCAGATGCGCTATTTCCATGAAATATGTGGATGAAGTATATGAGGTATGTGAAAATAGTACGGATATCTTAAGAGAATGGAGTGTTAGAAATATGTGCTTACCAGTAATAGCTGGCGTGAATCCATTTAAGTTTATTCAAAATATTAAAGTATTGGATAAACGAGGTCCTGAAATTTCATACCCAGATACCTTGGTAATCACTACTGATAATAGCAGTACATGCAAAGCAACTTGGGTGGTTTCTCCACCATGGATTAAAGATAATTGTTCTGATTCGACTTATATCATTGTAAGAGCATGGGCAGGTACTGCAGTTCAATATCCGAATGGAACTTGGGCTGTGTTTAATTTACCTGTTGGAGTTCATAGAATGGAAATTGTTGCTAAAGACAAATGTGGAAATTCTACTGTTAAGAAAATTAGCTTATCCGTAGTTGATGGATTGCCTCCAGTTCCAATTTGCAGAACAAAAACTGTTGTTTCAGTTAATGGTAATTTGTCTCCGTCAGAAAATGGTGCAAAAATTTATGCTGAATCATTTGATGAAGGTTCATACGATAATTGCAGCCCACATGTATTCTTCAAAACCATACGTATGGCTGATTTACTAGGTACTAACAATGGAAGTACTCGTGATAATACAGTTTCTTGTGGTGGATCGAATGGTGATGATGACGCAACTCTTGTTGGTAATCAAGTTTATTTTGATGACTATACCAGATTCTGCTGCGAAGATGTTGGAAAAACAATAATGGTTGTATTGAGAGTTTTTGATGTAGATCCTGGAGCTGGTCCAATTAACCCAACATTAATGAATGCTGGCAGACCATTATTTGGTCACTTCTCAGATTGTATGATTGAGGTTGAAGTTCAAAATAAAGGAGTGCCTACTGTAATAGCACCACCAAATATGGTCGTTAGCTGTTGGTATTGGTTTGACATTGCTAAAGCTTCAGATCCAAATGATAGACAATTCGGACGTGTAGTGACTGACTTGAATACAAGAGAAAAAGTTAAAACTTCTGATATTGTTTGTCATAAATTCTGTGAAAGAAATCAATTAACAGGATATCCTGGATTCTTACAAACCAATCAAGTGCCTATGCCGGCACCAAATCAAGCCTGCGTATACTATAATCAATTGTTTGATTCTGCACATTGGGATCGTAAATATGAATTAGTATGGGGATTTGATGGTTATGCTTTAAGTGCTTGTGGAACTACACCGACTATAGTTGTAAATGATTTACGTGAATGTGGCCAAGGTCAAATCCAACGTATCATTACGGCGGTAGGACCGAACAACAGTAGGGTAAATGCGATTCAAACAATTTGGGTGGTAGATTGTGATCCATTCTTTATTGATCCATTAAATTGCAACGATCCAAGATATTCTGATATTCAGTGGCCAAATGGTGTTTGTAACCAAAATCCAATTGTGATTGATGGTTGTGGAGCGGACATTAGCCCTGAAAATCCACAACTGGGTAAACCAACAGTTGTGAATAATGCAGATGATAATTGTTCTTTGATTTCCATTGAACATTTTGATGAAACGTTTACTATTGAACCTGATGCATGCTTCAAAGTATTGCGTAAATGGGTTGTTATTGACTGGTGTCAGTATGATCCATTTATTGATCCGAATATTGGAAGATGGGAAGCTTTACAAATTATAAAAGTTCGTGATCAAGATAAACCTGTTGTAACATGCAATGTAGGTCCTTGTGAACCAGCATCTATAGATCCAACACTAAAAGTTTGTGTAGGTCATATTAGTTTAACTGCAACCGCTACAGATAACTGTACTCCTCTTGATTGGTTGTTCTGGGAATACAAAATAGATGCTTACAATGATGGTAAAGGTGTTCATGGTGGTTACGACTTTAGAGTGGGTACTTTAACTCAACGACAATATAATGCCGGAGATACTGTAGAATATAGCCATAATCCATTCGCTGATGATAATCACAATCCATTCAATGCAAGTGGTACTTATCCAATAGGTATTCATAAGATCAGATGGAACGTAGAAGATGGTTGTGGAAATATTGGTGTATGTGAGACCTTATTTGAAATAAAAGATTGTAAGGCACCAACTCCATATTGTATTACCGGGGTAATTACGGTTCCAATGCCTTCTTCCGGATGTGTAGATATTTGGGCTAAAGACTTAAATCTTGGGAGCTATGACAATTGCACACCAAAAGATAGTTTGAAATTCTATTTTGATGGTGATGAAAACAAACCAAGTATTAGGGTTTGTTGTGATGATTTTGTTAAAGCAGGACAAAATGATGAGTTAAGAGTCAATGTTGAAATGTGGGTTCAGGATGAGGAAGGCAACAAAGATTATTGTAAAACAGTAGTCATTGTTCAGGATAATCTAGACAGCTGTCTCAACACAGGATCTTTTGCAAGAATTGTAGGTAATTTAATGACAGAAGGAAATGAAGAGACTAAATCTGTTAAAGTACAATTAGAACGTAATGCCACTATGATGCGTGAAGTTTCTGGTAGTCCGTATAAGTTTGGTGATTTGGTTCTTAATGAAGCGTATACAGTTAAACCAATCCGAAATGATGATCATCTAAACGGTGTGAGTACTGCTGATATAGTTAAAATTCAAAAACATATCTTAGGTCAGGCACTCATTACAAGTCCATATAAGATGATTGCTGCAGATGTTAATGCATCAGGTACAGTAACTGCTTCCGATATTTCTGAAATCAGAAAACTAATCTTAGGTGTTATTCCTGATTTTGGCAAAGTACAATCATGGACCTTTGTTCCTGAAACATACACCTTTGTTGATCCAACCAAACCATTTAATGCACCTAGGACTGCTATTATAACTCCTGCTCTAGTTAAAGATTACAATCAAAACTTCATGGCTATTAAGATGGGTGATTTGACGGGTAATGCTAAAGCTGGATTAATAACCCCAACCATTAGGACTACAGGTGTCGTAAATCTTGAAATTGATGAAGCAGAAGTTGTTGCTGGAAACTATTATAAAATGGCCATCAGATCAAATGATTTTGCTAATATTGCCGGCTATCAATTTACTATGAACTTTGATCATGAAAGTCTCATTTTTGAAAAAGTTGAATCTGGAGTTCTCAATATGAACGAAACGAATGTAGCGAATATCCGTGATGGTATTTTAACAACAAGCTGGAACTCAAATACCGGTGTTACACACTCAAACGATGAAGTGTTATACACTGTTGTCTTTAAAGCAGTTCAAACTGGTAACATCAGTAAAATGATCACCATAACAAGTGATGTAACTCATGCTGAAGCTTATGACCAATTAGATCAGTTAAAAGATGTGAAGTTAGTTGTCAGAACAGATGAAGGAATTGTAGAAACTGGTATTTTCGAGTTATACCAAAATGAACCAAATCCATTTAGAACTGAATCTGTTATCGGGTATCGTTTACCTGAAGCAGCTGCTGTTAAATTAACCATTTATGATGTAGCTGGTAAAGTAGTTCGAGTTTATGAATTACAAGGTCAGAAGGGCTTAAATCATTTCAAAATACTTAAGAGTGAATTGAGTACATCTTCAATACTGTATTATCAACTTGATGCTGCTGATCATACTGCAACTAAACGTATGTTATTGGTGGATTAA